A window of the Rhizobium brockwellii genome harbors these coding sequences:
- a CDS encoding cobyrinate a,c-diamide synthase has translation MSGLLIAAPSSGAGKTTVTLGLLRALRRRGIAVAPGKAGPDYIDPAFHAAASGTLCLNFDPWAMRPELISANAALHRSGDRILVIEAMMGLFDGAADGRGTAADLAAQLGLSVVLVVDASRMSQSVAALVSGFAGFRADVRVAGVILNRVGSDRHEAMLRQALEAIRMPVIAVIGSDMALSLPERHLGLVQAGEHATLDNFIDHAADAVSEECNFEFLLRIAKQGLNRPSAANIDRLPPLGARIAVARDVAFAFSYEHMLLGWRRRGAAISFFSPLADEAPAGDADAIYLPGGYPELHAGRLAEAQNFRAGMLDAAARDIRIYGECGGYMVLGEGLIDAEGHRHEMLGLLPVVTSYAERKRHLGYRRVVPLDGAFFARMMTAHEFHYSSVVSEGEGKRLFQVQDALGTDLGAAGLRRDQVAGSYMHLIDLAGAAA, from the coding sequence ATGAGCGGCCTCCTGATCGCAGCTCCTTCCTCCGGCGCCGGCAAGACGACGGTGACGCTCGGGCTGCTCCGAGCGCTTCGCCGGCGCGGCATCGCGGTTGCGCCCGGCAAGGCCGGCCCCGACTATATCGATCCCGCCTTTCATGCGGCAGCGAGCGGCACGCTCTGTCTGAATTTCGATCCCTGGGCGATGCGCCCGGAGCTGATCTCGGCCAATGCCGCCCTTCACCGTTCCGGCGACCGCATCCTCGTCATCGAGGCGATGATGGGGCTTTTCGACGGGGCGGCTGACGGAAGAGGAACGGCGGCCGATCTGGCGGCTCAGCTTGGGCTTTCCGTGGTGTTGGTCGTCGATGCCTCGCGCATGTCGCAGTCGGTGGCGGCGCTGGTTTCGGGTTTTGCCGGTTTCCGTGCCGATGTGCGGGTTGCCGGCGTCATCCTTAATAGGGTCGGCAGTGACCGGCACGAGGCGATGCTGCGGCAGGCGCTCGAAGCTATCCGCATGCCTGTCATCGCCGTCATCGGCAGCGACATGGCGCTTTCCCTGCCGGAACGCCATCTCGGCCTCGTCCAGGCCGGCGAACACGCGACCCTCGACAATTTCATCGACCATGCGGCGGATGCCGTCTCCGAGGAATGTAATTTTGAATTCCTGCTGCGAATCGCCAAGCAGGGGCTCAACCGGCCGTCGGCCGCCAATATCGACCGGTTGCCGCCGTTGGGTGCCCGCATCGCCGTGGCGCGCGATGTCGCCTTTGCCTTTTCCTACGAGCATATGCTGCTCGGCTGGCGCCGCCGGGGTGCTGCGATTTCCTTTTTCTCGCCGCTCGCCGACGAGGCGCCGGCTGGTGATGCCGATGCGATCTATCTGCCCGGTGGTTATCCCGAGCTGCATGCCGGGCGGCTGGCAGAGGCGCAGAATTTCCGCGCCGGCATGCTCGATGCGGCAGCGCGCGACATCCGGATCTATGGCGAATGCGGCGGCTACATGGTGCTTGGCGAGGGCCTGATCGATGCGGAGGGGCATCGCCACGAAATGCTCGGCCTGCTGCCCGTCGTCACCAGCTATGCCGAGCGAAAGCGTCATCTCGGCTATCGCCGTGTTGTGCCCCTCGACGGCGCCTTCTTTGCACGGATGATGACGGCCCATGAATTCCACTATTCCAGCGTCGTCTCCGAGGGCGAGGGCAAGCGGCTTTTTCAGGTGCAGGATGCGCTCGGAACCGACCTGGGTGCCGCCGGTCTCAGGCGCGACCAGGTGGCAGGCTCCTACATGCATCTGATCGATCTTGCCGGAGCCGCCGCATGA
- a CDS encoding nucleoside hydrolase, translating into MHKVIYDTDPGVDDAMALLFLHRHPEIDLLGITTVFGNASVETTTRNALFLKREWNIAAPVSKGASVTIDSARAERPWPAMVHGENGLGDIDVPETIDLPLDPRPAHRFIIDTVRAHPGEVRLVAVGRMTNLALALKEDPEIATLAKDVVIMGGNFYVPGNVSPVAEANIHGDPEAADIVMTAPWKVAVIGLDVTAITTMSRSYLGDMAARGDKAVKQLDALSQSYIDFYKHAVEDGMMVHDSCACVYVVVPELFSSISGAVRVVCGGIADGQTIVRPDARRFPPDGAWDGLPSQVVCTGIESEKVLDLIRSTLLAA; encoded by the coding sequence ATGCACAAGGTCATCTATGACACTGACCCTGGCGTCGACGACGCCATGGCGCTTCTGTTTCTGCATCGTCATCCCGAAATCGACCTTCTCGGCATCACCACGGTCTTCGGCAACGCCTCGGTCGAGACGACGACGCGCAATGCGCTCTTCCTCAAGCGCGAATGGAATATTGCGGCACCCGTTTCCAAAGGCGCCAGCGTCACCATCGATTCCGCGCGCGCGGAACGGCCGTGGCCGGCGATGGTGCATGGCGAGAACGGCCTCGGCGATATCGATGTGCCTGAGACGATCGACCTGCCGCTCGATCCGCGCCCGGCGCATCGCTTTATCATCGACACGGTGCGCGCTCATCCGGGCGAAGTGCGACTCGTCGCCGTTGGCCGAATGACCAATCTGGCGCTGGCGCTGAAGGAAGATCCCGAGATTGCGACGCTGGCCAAGGACGTCGTCATCATGGGCGGCAATTTTTATGTGCCGGGCAATGTCTCGCCCGTCGCCGAGGCCAATATCCACGGTGATCCTGAGGCTGCCGACATCGTCATGACCGCGCCCTGGAAGGTGGCCGTCATCGGCCTCGACGTCACCGCGATCACCACGATGAGCCGCAGCTATCTCGGCGATATGGCGGCTAGGGGCGACAAGGCGGTCAAGCAGCTCGACGCACTCTCGCAGTCCTACATCGATTTCTACAAGCACGCGGTTGAAGACGGCATGATGGTGCATGACAGCTGCGCCTGCGTCTATGTCGTGGTGCCGGAGCTGTTCTCGTCGATATCGGGTGCGGTGCGCGTCGTCTGCGGCGGCATCGCCGACGGTCAGACGATCGTCAGGCCGGACGCCCGGCGTTTTCCGCCTGACGGCGCTTGGGATGGTCTGCCGAGCCAAGTCGTCTGCACCGGCATTGAATCGGAGAAGGTCCTCGACCTCATCCGCAGCACGCTGCTTGCAGCCTGA
- the cobD gene encoding threonine-phosphate decarboxylase CobD, whose amino-acid sequence MSAPIVHGGGITAAAAAFGGSPEDWLDLSTGINPCPVALPDIPARAWHRLPDRHLIDEARRAARDHYRSGEILPLPVPGTQSVIQLLPRLVDAGRLVGGTDNRVAVTDNRVAVVTPTYGEYARAFVSAGFAVDAVDDLAAVGAGHRLAVVVNPNNPDGLIWPAETLIALHDRMKAADGLLVVDEAFGDTDPALSLASRASQLSNLIIFRSFGKFFGLAGLRLGFAIARSDILTRFEDWLGPWAVSGPALSIAGSLLRSDISPIPGRINERCAGLHGALKGAGLQISGGTALFTLVADARADDIYTHLCRHHILVRKFDYAPEWLRFGLPPDPAADRRLGEALQRFER is encoded by the coding sequence ATGAGCGCACCGATTGTCCACGGCGGCGGCATCACTGCGGCTGCCGCTGCCTTCGGCGGTAGCCCGGAAGATTGGCTCGATCTTTCCACGGGCATCAATCCGTGCCCCGTCGCACTGCCTGACATTCCGGCAAGAGCTTGGCATCGCTTGCCGGACCGGCATCTCATCGATGAGGCAAGACGTGCGGCGCGGGATCATTACCGCAGCGGCGAGATTCTGCCGCTGCCGGTGCCAGGTACGCAGTCGGTCATCCAGCTTCTGCCGCGTCTCGTCGATGCGGGTAGGCTGGTTGGCGGCACGGACAACAGGGTTGCCGTGACGGACAACAGGGTTGCCGTGGTAACGCCGACCTATGGCGAGTATGCGCGCGCCTTCGTCTCGGCCGGTTTTGCCGTCGATGCGGTCGACGATCTTGCCGCGGTCGGAGCCGGGCATCGGCTGGCTGTCGTCGTCAATCCGAACAATCCTGATGGGTTGATATGGCCGGCCGAAACGCTGATTGCCCTGCACGACAGGATGAAGGCAGCGGACGGACTTCTCGTCGTCGACGAAGCCTTTGGCGATACCGATCCGGCGCTCAGCCTTGCATCCCGTGCGTCGCAACTTTCCAACCTCATCATCTTCCGCTCCTTCGGCAAGTTCTTCGGGCTTGCCGGCCTGCGGCTCGGTTTTGCGATTGCGCGCAGCGATATTCTCACGCGTTTCGAAGACTGGCTCGGCCCCTGGGCGGTCTCCGGCCCGGCTCTTTCGATCGCAGGTTCTCTGCTGCGCTCGGACATTTCTCCGATTCCCGGCCGCATCAATGAACGCTGCGCCGGCCTGCATGGGGCGCTGAAGGGCGCCGGGTTGCAGATTTCAGGAGGGACGGCGCTCTTCACCCTTGTCGCCGATGCGAGAGCCGACGACATTTACACACATCTCTGCCGCCATCATATTCTCGTCCGCAAGTTCGACTATGCGCCGGAGTGGCTGCGTTTCGGGCTGCCGCCCGATCCGGCAGCAGACAGGCGGCTTGGCGAAGCCCTTCAGAGATTTGAACGATGA
- a CDS encoding L,D-transpeptidase, producing the protein MMKTILAAVAASLLLQFSPVAAQAATLVANISIGKQMMTVSENGFVKYRWKVSTARNGYVTPTGSWSAKWLSRDHRSRKYDNAPMPYAVFFNGGYAVHATFDLKRLGRPASHGCVRLHPDNAAQFFSLARQAGLANTRVVITR; encoded by the coding sequence ATGATGAAGACGATTTTGGCGGCTGTGGCCGCAAGTTTATTGCTGCAGTTCTCTCCCGTTGCTGCGCAGGCTGCAACGCTGGTCGCCAATATCAGCATCGGCAAGCAGATGATGACCGTTTCCGAGAACGGCTTCGTCAAGTATCGCTGGAAGGTTTCGACCGCGCGCAACGGCTATGTCACGCCGACCGGTTCGTGGAGTGCCAAGTGGCTGTCACGCGATCATCGCTCGCGCAAATACGACAATGCGCCGATGCCGTACGCCGTATTCTTCAACGGCGGTTACGCCGTTCACGCCACTTTCGACCTGAAACGCCTGGGCCGGCCGGCCTCGCATGGCTGCGTTCGCCTGCATCCCGACAATGCTGCGCAGTTCTTCTCGCTGGCGCGACAGGCCGGCCTTGCCAATACCCGCGTGGTCATTACGCGATAA
- a CDS encoding cobalamin biosynthesis protein: MSDISFDTARRHVLGLGCERGTPPAEMLALAIEALDAATISVAELTAIASIDSRRLEPAILAVAAHFSVPAVFFGALRLEEETSRLANPSAIVFARVGCHGVSEAAALAAAGPDAELAVAKIKSAHATAAVARCGLQKA; encoded by the coding sequence ATGAGCGATATCTCTTTCGATACGGCGAGGCGCCACGTGCTCGGGCTCGGCTGCGAGCGCGGCACGCCGCCTGCCGAGATGCTGGCGCTTGCGATCGAAGCGCTCGACGCAGCCACTATAAGCGTGGCGGAACTCACAGCCATTGCCTCGATCGACAGCCGAAGACTGGAGCCTGCGATCCTTGCCGTTGCCGCGCATTTTTCCGTGCCTGCCGTGTTTTTCGGCGCGCTGCGGCTCGAGGAGGAGACGTCGCGACTGGCGAATCCTTCTGCGATCGTCTTTGCCCGCGTCGGCTGCCATGGAGTCTCCGAGGCAGCTGCGCTGGCGGCTGCGGGGCCGGATGCCGAGCTTGCTGTCGCCAAGATCAAATCTGCACATGCGACGGCGGCCGTGGCCCGCTGCGGGTTGCAGAAAGCCTGA
- the cobA gene encoding uroporphyrinogen-III C-methyltransferase: MIDAAFSHLPVLEPGSVWLVGAGPGDPGLLTLLAAKGLSEADVIVHDALVNEECLALARPETLVEYAGKRGGKPSAKQRDISLRLVELARAGKRVLRLKGGDPFVFGRGGEEALTLVEHNIPFRIVPGITAGIGGLAYAGIPVTHRDINHAVTFLTGHDSSGIVPDRINWEAIGRGSPVIVMYMAMKHIAEISTRLIAAGRLPSEPVAFVCNAATGRQQVLETTLGEATEAVAVSGLEPPAVVVVGEVVRLRASLDWLGALAGRRLQPDPFRRSGKVRA, from the coding sequence ATGATCGATGCCGCATTCTCACATCTTCCGGTTCTGGAGCCGGGCAGTGTCTGGCTCGTTGGGGCCGGCCCCGGTGATCCAGGCTTGCTGACGCTGCTCGCCGCCAAGGGACTTTCCGAGGCCGATGTCATCGTTCACGACGCGCTGGTCAACGAGGAATGCCTGGCGCTGGCGCGGCCGGAAACGCTGGTGGAATATGCCGGCAAACGCGGCGGCAAGCCTTCGGCGAAGCAGCGCGACATCTCGCTGCGGCTGGTGGAGCTGGCGCGCGCCGGCAAGCGGGTCCTGCGGCTGAAGGGCGGCGATCCCTTCGTTTTCGGACGCGGCGGCGAGGAGGCGTTGACGCTGGTTGAGCACAACATCCCCTTCCGCATCGTGCCCGGCATCACCGCTGGCATCGGCGGGCTCGCCTATGCCGGCATTCCGGTGACGCATCGCGACATCAACCATGCAGTGACCTTCCTCACCGGCCATGATTCGTCCGGCATCGTGCCCGACAGGATCAACTGGGAGGCGATCGGCCGGGGCTCGCCCGTCATCGTCATGTACATGGCGATGAAGCATATCGCCGAGATCAGCACCCGGCTGATTGCCGCAGGCCGACTGCCGTCGGAACCCGTCGCCTTCGTCTGCAATGCCGCCACTGGCCGGCAGCAGGTGCTGGAAACGACGCTCGGGGAGGCGACCGAGGCCGTCGCTGTCTCCGGGCTGGAGCCGCCGGCGGTGGTCGTCGTCGGTGAGGTGGTCCGGCTCCGAGCCTCGCTCGACTGGCTCGGTGCGCTCGCGGGGCGGCGCCTGCAACCCGATCCATTCCGCCGGTCCGGCAAGGTGCGGGCATGA
- a CDS encoding ECs_2282 family putative zinc-binding protein, which yields MTVQVELPCPKCKSTKMKFERPEIRETDIITCAACGHNLGTMASIREKMNKAYQGLNQAGAKRKLQ from the coding sequence ATGACAGTTCAGGTTGAATTACCGTGCCCGAAGTGCAAGAGCACCAAGATGAAGTTCGAGCGTCCCGAGATCCGGGAGACCGACATCATCACCTGTGCCGCCTGCGGCCATAATCTCGGGACCATGGCCTCGATCCGCGAGAAGATGAACAAGGCCTACCAAGGACTCAATCAGGCTGGGGCGAAGCGCAAGCTTCAGTAA
- the cbiB gene encoding adenosylcobinamide-phosphate synthase CbiB, which translates to MTIDENLLVLLLALLLDRIAGDPQWLWSRMPHPVVVFGAAISYADRQLNPASLTGSQRRMNGIAAILALLLLAVAAGFVFNRFFALFGLVGILLETGLVAIFLAQKSLADHVAAVAAALREEGLAGGRAAVSRIVGRDPETLDEPAVCRAAIESLAENFSDGVVAPALWYAVFGLPGLFAYKMLNTADSMIGHKSEKYIDFGWAAARLDDVANWPAARLSILLIAAGAWIRRGTSAGREAIRVAMRDGALHRSPNSGRPEAAMAGALNVQLAGPRIYGGVIVPEPMINDTGRDVATSGDIEDGVSVFYASCMVLAGVTFGLFLCFL; encoded by the coding sequence ATGACGATCGACGAAAACCTTCTCGTACTGCTTCTGGCGCTGCTGCTCGACCGGATCGCCGGCGATCCGCAATGGCTGTGGTCGCGGATGCCGCATCCCGTCGTCGTCTTTGGCGCGGCGATATCCTATGCCGACCGGCAGCTCAACCCAGCAAGCCTCACGGGCTCGCAACGCCGAATGAACGGTATCGCCGCCATCCTGGCGCTGCTTCTTTTGGCGGTGGCCGCAGGCTTCGTGTTCAACCGGTTCTTCGCGTTGTTCGGCCTTGTCGGCATCTTGCTGGAGACCGGGCTGGTGGCGATCTTCCTGGCGCAGAAGAGCCTTGCCGATCACGTCGCGGCCGTCGCCGCTGCGCTGCGCGAAGAGGGCCTTGCCGGCGGGCGAGCTGCCGTTTCCCGCATCGTCGGACGTGATCCCGAGACGCTGGACGAGCCGGCCGTCTGCCGCGCGGCGATCGAAAGCCTTGCCGAGAATTTCTCCGACGGCGTCGTGGCGCCGGCGCTCTGGTATGCCGTCTTCGGCCTGCCAGGGCTCTTCGCCTACAAGATGCTGAACACGGCGGATTCGATGATCGGCCATAAGTCGGAAAAATATATCGACTTCGGCTGGGCCGCCGCCCGGCTCGACGATGTTGCCAACTGGCCGGCCGCGCGCCTCTCCATCCTGCTGATTGCCGCCGGCGCCTGGATCCGGCGGGGAACAAGCGCCGGCCGTGAGGCGATCCGCGTGGCGATGCGCGACGGGGCCCTGCACCGCTCGCCGAATTCCGGCCGGCCGGAGGCAGCCATGGCGGGCGCGCTGAACGTCCAGCTCGCCGGGCCGCGCATCTATGGCGGCGTCATCGTGCCTGAACCGATGATCAACGACACCGGCCGCGACGTGGCGACCTCAGGCGACATCGAGGACGGCGTATCGGTATTTTATGCCAGCTGCATGGTGCTCGCCGGTGTTACGTTCGGGCTGTTTTTGTGTTTTCTGTAG